One genomic region from Anthonomus grandis grandis chromosome 1, icAntGran1.3, whole genome shotgun sequence encodes:
- the LOC126742776 gene encoding proton-coupled amino acid transporter-like protein CG1139 isoform X3, with the protein MVLEDYNPHVHREEYIAHPTKFMTDFFMIFYQIGTCCVYWVFVGDNLKYVVDNYYKNNFSKQIYMLFLFVPHCLGMCIRNLKLLAPFSLVADVITFVTFAVVYYYIFSDLQSNFTDRPAWGSAIDFPLFFGTVLFSLQSVPVVISVENNMKTPAFFRKWYGQLNVGFGLLTIFYFFVGVFGYWRYGEDIKSAITMNFPKEEILAQVIIISYCIAIFLSYLLNAYVPIHILEERYIYPKLNEDATERKKFWIDMALRFLYVCVTCLISTTIPLLGLIISLCGVFCTTHLGIIFPPLMEICALWEDERSKPKTLLFWKSVAIIIFGIFSMVIGVYATIKAMVEQLEVEYMQITVSAATSLATTISSNGTTTI; encoded by the exons gtttATGACGGACTTCTTTATGATCTTTTACCAAATAGGTACCTGTTGCGTCTACTGGGTCTTCGTCGGGGACAATCTGAAATACGTCGTagacaattattataaaaacaacttttCCAAACAAATCTAcatgctatttttatttgtgcCCCATTGTCTAGGCATGTGCATCCGGAATTTAAAACTCTTGGCACCATTTTCCTTAGTGGCCGACGTCATTACGTTTGTAACCTTTGCTGTTGTGTACTACTACATTTTTTCAGACCTACAGTCCAACTTTACAGATAGGCCTGCATGGGGATCCGCCATtgattttccattattttttggTACGGTACTGTTTTCCTTGCAGAGTGTGCCCGTT GTGATATCTGTCGAAAATAACATGAAGACGCCAGCATTTTTCAGGAAATGGTACGGGCAGCTGAATGTTGGGTTCGGGCTGCTgacgatattttatttttttgtcggTGTTTTTGGTTATTGGAGATATGGTGAAGATATTAAGTCTGCAATTACAATGAATTTTCCAAAAGAAGAAat TTTAGCACAAGTAATCATAATATCTTACTGCATCGCCATTTTCCTTTCCTATTTGCTCAACGCGTATGTTCCCATACATATTTTGGAAGAACGTTACATTTATCCTAAGCTAAACGAAGATGCCACTGAACGAAAAAAATTTTGGATCGATATGGCTCTAAGATTTTTATATGTCTGTGTAACAT GCTTGATATCTACAACAATACCCCTTTTAGGATTAATAATTTCCTTGTGTGGGGTATTTTGTACGACCCACTTAGGAATCATCTTTCCCCCCCTTATGGAAATATGTGCCCTATGGGAGGATGAACGTTCAAAACCGAAAACTCTGCTATTTTGGAAAAGTGtggctattattatatttgggATATTTTCTATGGTTATCGGAGTGTACGCTACTATAAAGGCAATGGTAGAGCAGTTGGAAGTGGAATATATGCAAATTACTGTTAGCGCAGCTACCTCTTTAGCTACAACTATTAGTTCTAATGGAACTAccactatataa